The Flaviramulus sp. BrNp1-15 genome includes the window TTAGTTATTGAATTGAAATTTTCGCTCCGTTAAATAATTTTCCTTCAGCAGAAACGATATAAGATTCATCAGAATTTAATCCTGATAAAACTTCTACATCACTTCCAAAAGTTCTTCCTAAACGCAACCAACGTAACACAGCGGTATTGCTTTGGCTAACTGTGTACACTCCCGTAAGTTGTCCTTTTTCAACAATAGCTTCAGTTGGAATTAAAACCATTGTTGATGCTGATGCTTTTTTAGCTATAGGGAACTGAACAGTTGTAAACATTCCTGATAAAATTTTAGTATCAGTTTTATCTAATGCTACTTTTACCAAATATTGTCCGCCTGTATTTTTTGCCGATGTACTTACTTCGGTTACTTTACCTTTTATTGTCTCATTGATAGATTTTACAATCACACTAACCTCAGTTCCTTTTTTAATTTTCGAAATCTCACTTTCAGGAACCATGGCTATTACTTCAAATTTACCTGGAGCTTCTACAGAAATTAAAGGCATTCCTGGATTTGCCATATCTCCAGCTTCAATATTTTTACTGGTTATTACACCACTAAAAGGAGCTGTGATATTGGAATAGGCAAATTGAGAATTAACTTCATTTTTCATTTGGTTTGCCGCTTCTAAACGCGCTTTTGCCATTTCAAAATGCGCAGTCATATCATCCATTTCCTTTTGAGATGCGCTGTTATCTGCAAACAGATTTTTATAACGAGTATAATCTTTTTGTGCATTGTTATAAGCAGCAGTGGCTTCAGTTATACTTGCGTTTACTTGGGCACGTTTTGCTTGTAAATCGGCATTATTAATAGATAGTAATAATTGCCCTTTACGTACGTTGTCGCC containing:
- a CDS encoding efflux RND transporter periplasmic adaptor subunit, whose translation is MKKYTYIIAVIALSIFITSCGSDEKKTVADNTPAIAVKVNAVQADGNNPFITASGKIQAENSADLSTRMMGFVNKVHVNVGDNVRKGQLLLSINNADLQAKRAQVNASITEATAAYNNAQKDYTRYKNLFADNSASQKEMDDMTAHFEMAKARLEAANQMKNEVNSQFAYSNITAPFSGVITSKNIEAGDMANPGMPLISVEAPGKFEVIAMVPESEISKIKKGTEVSVIVKSINETIKGKVTEVSTSAKNTGGQYLVKVALDKTDTKILSGMFTTVQFPIAKKASASTMVLIPTEAIVEKGQLTGVYTVSQSNTAVLRWLRLGRTFGSDVEVLSGLNSDESYIVSAEGKLFNGAKISIQ